From Monomorium pharaonis isolate MP-MQ-018 chromosome 9, ASM1337386v2, whole genome shotgun sequence, the proteins below share one genomic window:
- the LOC105836260 gene encoding translation initiation factor eIF-2B subunit gamma isoform X3, whose protein sequence is MRKRTKMNHHNEFQAVVLAGGKGSRMTELMILERSGFKEAIVVIAEATKSDVSVSLDKLGLKIKIEFVGIPGAEDLGTADSIRLIHEKIYTDILVISCDLIANVDLSDILNLYRKHSASVTALMLPAPRLPNDFVTPGLKNKQKPETDLIGIDNNTGRLVFLASSSDFEETINISQRLLRKHASFTIHSKLMDAHLYIINKWVVDFLVFNKTFTTLKGELLPYIVGKQLSRPKQCIDDKTSMAQMDLKEDIFHFAMEKESSLDELIKKISAFNDHSTDLEDAYNGDIIRCYAYVSNEKFGLRANTVQMYHLANAKISEWWDNDKNISQLPSSVSNTAIVRSTQMQECRIGDNSLIEEKTSLKHNHIGPNSVVESKTRISQSVIMGHVTIKQKCVIHNCILCNGCTIEEGTELKNCLVGAQHVVKSGSQHSCEVLTDADRLIEI, encoded by the exons ATGCGCAAG AGGACAAAGATGAATCATCACAATGAGTTCCAAGCTGTTGTGCTTGCCGGAGGGAAGGGTTCCCGTATGACAGAGCTCATG ATTCTTGAACGTTCAGGCTTTAAGGAGGCGATTGTTGTAATTGCTGAAGCAACCAAGTCTGACGTGTCAGTATCGCTGGACAAGTTAGGTCTGAAGATCAAAATAGAATTTGTGGGAATCCCTGGAGCTGAAGATCTCGGTACAGCTGATTCTATCCGACTTATTCATGAGAAGATATACACGGATATCCTAGTGATATCTTGCGACTTGATTGCAAATGTAGATTTGTCAGACATTCTGAATCTATATAGAAAACACAGCGCGAGTGTAACTGCCTTGATGTTGCCTGCACCGAGATTACCGAATGATTTCGTAACACCAGGCCTGAAAAACAAGCAGAAACCAGAAACAGACTTGATCGGCATTGACAATAATACAGGACGACTAGTCTTTTTGGCTTCCTCATCTGATTTCGAGGAAACGATCAACATCTCGCAAAGGCTTCTTAGAAAACACGCCAGCTTTACCATTCACTCCAAACTAATGGATGcacatttgtatattattaacaaatggGTAGTAGACTTTTTGGTATTTAACAA aaCTTTCACAACGCTAAAGGGTGAACTTCTGCCATACATAGTTGGCAAACAATTGTCCAGACCTAAACAGTGCATAGATGATAAGACTTCCATGGCTCAAATGGATTTGAAGGAAGATATCTTCCATTTTGCGATGGAGAAAGAAAGCTCATTGGATgagttgataaaaaaaatatcagccTTCAATGATCATAGCACCGATCTAGAGGATGCTTATAATGGAGATATAATACGATGTTACGCTTATGTGTCGAATGAAAAGTTTGGTCTTCGAGCAAACACTGTGCAAATGTATCATCTTGCAAATGCTAAG ATATCAGAATGGTGggataatgataaaaatatcagtCAGTTACCATCAAGTGTCTCGAACACAGCGATTGTGCGCAGTACACAAATGCAAGAATGTCGCATAGGCGACAATTCGTTAATCGAAGAAAAAACATCATTGAAACACAATCATATTGGACCTAACAGTGTTGTGGAATCTAAAACAAGAATATCTCAGAGTGTGATAATGGGACACGTAACTATTAAGCAAAA atgcGTTATTCACAATTGCATACTGTGCAACGGCTGCACCATTGAGGAAGGCACCGAATTAAAAAACTGCTTAGTTGGAGCACAACACGTTGTGAAATCTGGTAGCCAACATTCTTGCGAAGTGCTTACTGATGCAGATAGGCTCATAGAAATTTAA
- the LOC105836260 gene encoding translation initiation factor eIF-2B subunit gamma isoform X1, with protein MRKRTKMNHHNEFQAVVLAGGKGSRMTELMASTPKCLLPIANIPMIWYPLQILERSGFKEAIVVIAEATKSDVSVSLDKLGLKIKIEFVGIPGAEDLGTADSIRLIHEKIYTDILVISCDLIANVDLSDILNLYRKHSASVTALMLPAPRLPNDFVTPGLKNKQKPETDLIGIDNNTGRLVFLASSSDFEETINISQRLLRKHASFTIHSKLMDAHLYIINKWVVDFLVFNKTFTTLKGELLPYIVGKQLSRPKQCIDDKTSMAQMDLKEDIFHFAMEKESSLDELIKKISAFNDHSTDLEDAYNGDIIRCYAYVSNEKFGLRANTVQMYHLANAKISEWWDNDKNISQLPSSVSNTAIVRSTQMQECRIGDNSLIEEKTSLKHNHIGPNSVVESKTRISQSVIMGHVTIKQKCVIHNCILCNGCTIEEGTELKNCLVGAQHVVKSGSQHSCEVLTDADRLIEI; from the exons ATGCGCAAG AGGACAAAGATGAATCATCACAATGAGTTCCAAGCTGTTGTGCTTGCCGGAGGGAAGGGTTCCCGTATGACAGAGCTCATGGCAAGCACACCCAAATGTCTTTTGCCGATTGCGAACATTCCGATGATCTGGTATCCTTTGCAGATTCTTGAACGTTCAGGCTTTAAGGAGGCGATTGTTGTAATTGCTGAAGCAACCAAGTCTGACGTGTCAGTATCGCTGGACAAGTTAGGTCTGAAGATCAAAATAGAATTTGTGGGAATCCCTGGAGCTGAAGATCTCGGTACAGCTGATTCTATCCGACTTATTCATGAGAAGATATACACGGATATCCTAGTGATATCTTGCGACTTGATTGCAAATGTAGATTTGTCAGACATTCTGAATCTATATAGAAAACACAGCGCGAGTGTAACTGCCTTGATGTTGCCTGCACCGAGATTACCGAATGATTTCGTAACACCAGGCCTGAAAAACAAGCAGAAACCAGAAACAGACTTGATCGGCATTGACAATAATACAGGACGACTAGTCTTTTTGGCTTCCTCATCTGATTTCGAGGAAACGATCAACATCTCGCAAAGGCTTCTTAGAAAACACGCCAGCTTTACCATTCACTCCAAACTAATGGATGcacatttgtatattattaacaaatggGTAGTAGACTTTTTGGTATTTAACAA aaCTTTCACAACGCTAAAGGGTGAACTTCTGCCATACATAGTTGGCAAACAATTGTCCAGACCTAAACAGTGCATAGATGATAAGACTTCCATGGCTCAAATGGATTTGAAGGAAGATATCTTCCATTTTGCGATGGAGAAAGAAAGCTCATTGGATgagttgataaaaaaaatatcagccTTCAATGATCATAGCACCGATCTAGAGGATGCTTATAATGGAGATATAATACGATGTTACGCTTATGTGTCGAATGAAAAGTTTGGTCTTCGAGCAAACACTGTGCAAATGTATCATCTTGCAAATGCTAAG ATATCAGAATGGTGggataatgataaaaatatcagtCAGTTACCATCAAGTGTCTCGAACACAGCGATTGTGCGCAGTACACAAATGCAAGAATGTCGCATAGGCGACAATTCGTTAATCGAAGAAAAAACATCATTGAAACACAATCATATTGGACCTAACAGTGTTGTGGAATCTAAAACAAGAATATCTCAGAGTGTGATAATGGGACACGTAACTATTAAGCAAAA atgcGTTATTCACAATTGCATACTGTGCAACGGCTGCACCATTGAGGAAGGCACCGAATTAAAAAACTGCTTAGTTGGAGCACAACACGTTGTGAAATCTGGTAGCCAACATTCTTGCGAAGTGCTTACTGATGCAGATAGGCTCATAGAAATTTAA
- the LOC105836260 gene encoding translation initiation factor eIF-2B subunit gamma isoform X2: MNHHNEFQAVVLAGGKGSRMTELMASTPKCLLPIANIPMIWYPLQILERSGFKEAIVVIAEATKSDVSVSLDKLGLKIKIEFVGIPGAEDLGTADSIRLIHEKIYTDILVISCDLIANVDLSDILNLYRKHSASVTALMLPAPRLPNDFVTPGLKNKQKPETDLIGIDNNTGRLVFLASSSDFEETINISQRLLRKHASFTIHSKLMDAHLYIINKWVVDFLVFNKTFTTLKGELLPYIVGKQLSRPKQCIDDKTSMAQMDLKEDIFHFAMEKESSLDELIKKISAFNDHSTDLEDAYNGDIIRCYAYVSNEKFGLRANTVQMYHLANAKISEWWDNDKNISQLPSSVSNTAIVRSTQMQECRIGDNSLIEEKTSLKHNHIGPNSVVESKTRISQSVIMGHVTIKQKCVIHNCILCNGCTIEEGTELKNCLVGAQHVVKSGSQHSCEVLTDADRLIEI; this comes from the exons ATGAATCATCACAATGAGTTCCAAGCTGTTGTGCTTGCCGGAGGGAAGGGTTCCCGTATGACAGAGCTCATGGCAAGCACACCCAAATGTCTTTTGCCGATTGCGAACATTCCGATGATCTGGTATCCTTTGCAGATTCTTGAACGTTCAGGCTTTAAGGAGGCGATTGTTGTAATTGCTGAAGCAACCAAGTCTGACGTGTCAGTATCGCTGGACAAGTTAGGTCTGAAGATCAAAATAGAATTTGTGGGAATCCCTGGAGCTGAAGATCTCGGTACAGCTGATTCTATCCGACTTATTCATGAGAAGATATACACGGATATCCTAGTGATATCTTGCGACTTGATTGCAAATGTAGATTTGTCAGACATTCTGAATCTATATAGAAAACACAGCGCGAGTGTAACTGCCTTGATGTTGCCTGCACCGAGATTACCGAATGATTTCGTAACACCAGGCCTGAAAAACAAGCAGAAACCAGAAACAGACTTGATCGGCATTGACAATAATACAGGACGACTAGTCTTTTTGGCTTCCTCATCTGATTTCGAGGAAACGATCAACATCTCGCAAAGGCTTCTTAGAAAACACGCCAGCTTTACCATTCACTCCAAACTAATGGATGcacatttgtatattattaacaaatggGTAGTAGACTTTTTGGTATTTAACAA aaCTTTCACAACGCTAAAGGGTGAACTTCTGCCATACATAGTTGGCAAACAATTGTCCAGACCTAAACAGTGCATAGATGATAAGACTTCCATGGCTCAAATGGATTTGAAGGAAGATATCTTCCATTTTGCGATGGAGAAAGAAAGCTCATTGGATgagttgataaaaaaaatatcagccTTCAATGATCATAGCACCGATCTAGAGGATGCTTATAATGGAGATATAATACGATGTTACGCTTATGTGTCGAATGAAAAGTTTGGTCTTCGAGCAAACACTGTGCAAATGTATCATCTTGCAAATGCTAAG ATATCAGAATGGTGggataatgataaaaatatcagtCAGTTACCATCAAGTGTCTCGAACACAGCGATTGTGCGCAGTACACAAATGCAAGAATGTCGCATAGGCGACAATTCGTTAATCGAAGAAAAAACATCATTGAAACACAATCATATTGGACCTAACAGTGTTGTGGAATCTAAAACAAGAATATCTCAGAGTGTGATAATGGGACACGTAACTATTAAGCAAAA atgcGTTATTCACAATTGCATACTGTGCAACGGCTGCACCATTGAGGAAGGCACCGAATTAAAAAACTGCTTAGTTGGAGCACAACACGTTGTGAAATCTGGTAGCCAACATTCTTGCGAAGTGCTTACTGATGCAGATAGGCTCATAGAAATTTAA
- the LOC105836260 gene encoding translation initiation factor eIF-2B subunit gamma isoform X4 — protein sequence MNHHNEFQAVVLAGGKGSRMTELMILERSGFKEAIVVIAEATKSDVSVSLDKLGLKIKIEFVGIPGAEDLGTADSIRLIHEKIYTDILVISCDLIANVDLSDILNLYRKHSASVTALMLPAPRLPNDFVTPGLKNKQKPETDLIGIDNNTGRLVFLASSSDFEETINISQRLLRKHASFTIHSKLMDAHLYIINKWVVDFLVFNKTFTTLKGELLPYIVGKQLSRPKQCIDDKTSMAQMDLKEDIFHFAMEKESSLDELIKKISAFNDHSTDLEDAYNGDIIRCYAYVSNEKFGLRANTVQMYHLANAKISEWWDNDKNISQLPSSVSNTAIVRSTQMQECRIGDNSLIEEKTSLKHNHIGPNSVVESKTRISQSVIMGHVTIKQKCVIHNCILCNGCTIEEGTELKNCLVGAQHVVKSGSQHSCEVLTDADRLIEI from the exons ATGAATCATCACAATGAGTTCCAAGCTGTTGTGCTTGCCGGAGGGAAGGGTTCCCGTATGACAGAGCTCATG ATTCTTGAACGTTCAGGCTTTAAGGAGGCGATTGTTGTAATTGCTGAAGCAACCAAGTCTGACGTGTCAGTATCGCTGGACAAGTTAGGTCTGAAGATCAAAATAGAATTTGTGGGAATCCCTGGAGCTGAAGATCTCGGTACAGCTGATTCTATCCGACTTATTCATGAGAAGATATACACGGATATCCTAGTGATATCTTGCGACTTGATTGCAAATGTAGATTTGTCAGACATTCTGAATCTATATAGAAAACACAGCGCGAGTGTAACTGCCTTGATGTTGCCTGCACCGAGATTACCGAATGATTTCGTAACACCAGGCCTGAAAAACAAGCAGAAACCAGAAACAGACTTGATCGGCATTGACAATAATACAGGACGACTAGTCTTTTTGGCTTCCTCATCTGATTTCGAGGAAACGATCAACATCTCGCAAAGGCTTCTTAGAAAACACGCCAGCTTTACCATTCACTCCAAACTAATGGATGcacatttgtatattattaacaaatggGTAGTAGACTTTTTGGTATTTAACAA aaCTTTCACAACGCTAAAGGGTGAACTTCTGCCATACATAGTTGGCAAACAATTGTCCAGACCTAAACAGTGCATAGATGATAAGACTTCCATGGCTCAAATGGATTTGAAGGAAGATATCTTCCATTTTGCGATGGAGAAAGAAAGCTCATTGGATgagttgataaaaaaaatatcagccTTCAATGATCATAGCACCGATCTAGAGGATGCTTATAATGGAGATATAATACGATGTTACGCTTATGTGTCGAATGAAAAGTTTGGTCTTCGAGCAAACACTGTGCAAATGTATCATCTTGCAAATGCTAAG ATATCAGAATGGTGggataatgataaaaatatcagtCAGTTACCATCAAGTGTCTCGAACACAGCGATTGTGCGCAGTACACAAATGCAAGAATGTCGCATAGGCGACAATTCGTTAATCGAAGAAAAAACATCATTGAAACACAATCATATTGGACCTAACAGTGTTGTGGAATCTAAAACAAGAATATCTCAGAGTGTGATAATGGGACACGTAACTATTAAGCAAAA atgcGTTATTCACAATTGCATACTGTGCAACGGCTGCACCATTGAGGAAGGCACCGAATTAAAAAACTGCTTAGTTGGAGCACAACACGTTGTGAAATCTGGTAGCCAACATTCTTGCGAAGTGCTTACTGATGCAGATAGGCTCATAGAAATTTAA
- the LOC105836259 gene encoding 60S ribosomal protein L37 produces MTKGTSSFGKRRNKTHTLCRRCGRSSYHIQKSQCAQCGYPAKKMRSYNWSIKAKRRKTTGTGRMRHLKIVRRKFKNGFREGLPKPKAVAAK; encoded by the exons ATG ACGAAGGGTACATCCAGCTTTGGTAAGCGACGTAATAAGACGCACACGCTGTGCAGGAGATGTGGACGTAGCTCCTACCACATCCAGAAATCGCAGTGCGCGCAGTGTGGCTATCCAGCAAAGAAAATGCGTTCAT ATAACTGGTCGATCAAGGCGAAAAGGAGAAAGACTACTGGTACTGGTCGCATGCGTCATCTCAAAATTGTGCGCCGCAAGTTCAA GAATGGATTCAGGGAAGGCTTGCCGAAACCCAAAGCTGTTGCGGCTAAGTAA
- the LOC105836258 gene encoding mpv17-like protein 2, with the protein MGILRQLLFGKYLLITNTVSCGLMMAAGDVIQQRSEHWKKHCSHKYFPSSVIAVSPEEDEKMTKTISSKSAYGHDYMRTRNMTVVGLLQGPFHHWFYTILDKVLPGRSAKSVLKKTFLDQSIASPTCLTIFFVGLGILESRKIVEIREELKLKFCETWKVDCCFWPPTQCINFLFVPLHYRVLYTNAMTMVYDIFLSYMKYDAHFE; encoded by the exons ATGGGAATTCTACGTCAGCTACTGTTTG gtaaatatctattaattacCAATACCGTGAGCTGTGGTTTAATGATGGCAGCTGGAGATGTGATCCAACAGCGCAGCGAACACTGGAAGAAGCACTGttctcataaatattttccgAGTAGCGTTATCGCAGTATCACCAGAAGAAGACGAAAAGATGACGAAAACGATTTCCAGCAAGTCCGCGTATGGACACGATTACATGAGGACCAGAAATATGACGGTTGTTGGGCTGCTTCAAGGTCCATTTCATCATTGGTTCTATACAATTCTAGACAAGGTTTTGCCAGGCAGAAGTGCGAAATCAGTCCTGAAAAAGACGTTTCTTGACCAGTCAATTGCGAGTCCCACGTGTCTAACGATATTTTTCGTCGGCCTTGGGATTCTGGAGAGTCGCAAGATTGTGGAGATCCGCGAGGAGCTAAAGCTGAAATTCTGCGAAACGTGGAAA GTCGACTGCTGCTTTTGGCCTCCCacgcagtgcattaatttccTCTTCGTGCCCCTCCATTATCGGGTGCTCTATACGAACGCTATGACAATGGtctatgatatttttttatcatatatgaaatat GACGCTCACTTCGAGTGA
- the LOC105836248 gene encoding transmembrane protein 185B isoform X2, with protein MNLQTLFQDFNPSKFLVHTCLMIFTSLFALRLDGFIEWSYWSIFSPIWFWKGMVILGAIVGSYVWWRHPHARLEGDAYVHYKAMLITLALHLILLMFELLVCDKLESERHLWILVFIPLIFISIVSIAVCIWAVKHDRSFELELFCAVNVLQFIFLALRLDGFITWSWEVVFVPLWALLCLSLVAVLYAIVFAAVLLRTPQINARQRRTSLHSAVAYTFLVVPILVFQVLLANKLDGDISINYITVAMPLLVSHMTLIFMSFGAKGGNRCLCPLLQEYGNISYQPRDERDQPPSEPMITEKSEKLIKKIDLMKPVVPIISIDMPD; from the exons ATGAACTTACAAACGCTCTTTCAGGACTTCAATCCGAG CAAATTTCTGGTGCACACATGTCTGATGATATTCACATCTCTGTTCGCCCTTCGATTGGATGGCTTCATCGAGTGGAGCTACTGGTCGATATTCAGTCCGATATGGTTCTGGAAGGGCATGGTGATCCTGGGGGCAATAGTCGGCAGCTACGTCTGGTGGAGGCATCCTCACGCAAGATTGGAGGGGGATGCCTATGTACATTACAAGGCGATGTTGATCACCCTGGCGTTACATCTGATCCTGTTAATGTTCGAGCTGCTAGTGTGTGATAAACTGGAGTCCGAGAGGCACTTGTGGATCCTGGTATTCATACCCCTAATTTTCATCTCGATAGTATCAATCGCG GTTTGCATCTGGGCAGTAAAACACGATCGATCATTTGAGCTGGAACTGTTCTGCGCAGTTAATGTGTTACAATTTATCTTTCTGGCTTTACGATTGGATGGCTTTATAACATGGAGCTGGGAAGTTGTGTTCGTGCCGCTTTGGGCACTTCTTTGCTTATCTCTAGTAGCTGTTTTATATGCTATTGTGTTCGCCGCTGTTTTACTGAGAACGCCGCAAATCAACGCTCGCCAGAGGCGGACTTCCTTGCACTCCGCCGTAGCATATACGTTTCTGGTTGTTCCCATTTTAGTGTTCCAG gTATTGCTAGCGAATAAACTAGATGgagatatttcaataaattatataaccgTGGCAATGCCGCTCCTTGTGTCGCACATGActcttatttttatgtccTTTGGTGCAAAGGGCGGAAATAGAT GTCTATGTCCGTTGCTTCAGGAATATGGTAATATTTCGTATCAGCCAAGGGACGAGCGAGATCAGCCACCGTCCGAGCCAATGATTACTGAAAAGAGTGAGAAGCTTATTAAGAAGATCGACCTAATGAAACCTGTTGTGCCTATAATCTCTATAGACATGCCTGACTGA
- the LOC105836248 gene encoding transmembrane protein 185A isoform X1, with product MNLQTLFQDFNPSKFLVHTCLMIFTSLFALRLDGFIEWSYWSIFSPIWFWKGMVILGAIVGSYVWWRHPHARLEGDAYVHYKAMLITLALHLILLMFELLVCDKLESERHLWILVFIPLIFISIVSIAVCIWAVKHDRSFELELFCAVNVLQFIFLALRLDGFITWSWEVVFVPLWALLCLSLVAVLYAIVFAAVLLRTPQINARQRRTSLHSAVAYTFLVVPILVFQVLLANKLDGDISINYITVAMPLLVSHMTLIFMSFGAKGGNRWWFGIRKDFCHFLLGLCPLLQEYGNISYQPRDERDQPPSEPMITEKSEKLIKKIDLMKPVVPIISIDMPD from the exons ATGAACTTACAAACGCTCTTTCAGGACTTCAATCCGAG CAAATTTCTGGTGCACACATGTCTGATGATATTCACATCTCTGTTCGCCCTTCGATTGGATGGCTTCATCGAGTGGAGCTACTGGTCGATATTCAGTCCGATATGGTTCTGGAAGGGCATGGTGATCCTGGGGGCAATAGTCGGCAGCTACGTCTGGTGGAGGCATCCTCACGCAAGATTGGAGGGGGATGCCTATGTACATTACAAGGCGATGTTGATCACCCTGGCGTTACATCTGATCCTGTTAATGTTCGAGCTGCTAGTGTGTGATAAACTGGAGTCCGAGAGGCACTTGTGGATCCTGGTATTCATACCCCTAATTTTCATCTCGATAGTATCAATCGCG GTTTGCATCTGGGCAGTAAAACACGATCGATCATTTGAGCTGGAACTGTTCTGCGCAGTTAATGTGTTACAATTTATCTTTCTGGCTTTACGATTGGATGGCTTTATAACATGGAGCTGGGAAGTTGTGTTCGTGCCGCTTTGGGCACTTCTTTGCTTATCTCTAGTAGCTGTTTTATATGCTATTGTGTTCGCCGCTGTTTTACTGAGAACGCCGCAAATCAACGCTCGCCAGAGGCGGACTTCCTTGCACTCCGCCGTAGCATATACGTTTCTGGTTGTTCCCATTTTAGTGTTCCAG gTATTGCTAGCGAATAAACTAGATGgagatatttcaataaattatataaccgTGGCAATGCCGCTCCTTGTGTCGCACATGActcttatttttatgtccTTTGGTGCAAAGGGCGGAAATAGAT GGTGGTTTGGTATCAGAAAAGACTTTTGTCACTTCCTGCTAGGTCTATGTCCGTTGCTTCAGGAATATGGTAATATTTCGTATCAGCCAAGGGACGAGCGAGATCAGCCACCGTCCGAGCCAATGATTACTGAAAAGAGTGAGAAGCTTATTAAGAAGATCGACCTAATGAAACCTGTTGTGCCTATAATCTCTATAGACATGCCTGACTGA
- the LOC105836250 gene encoding F-box/LRR-repeat protein 3, translating into MSQMCATTSTVKVGFDDERFKSALTISKTRNVERRKKHRCDNDGNDPRTLRLVRVKGFPRLLPEGILALADYCRWLRELSLSYALLSDELLLALCSVKQIHLETLRVEAYPEAKPLPRVSDKAWFTFSNRLPNINLALLSYMIDDDDQKLLFASHIPVTHLYLGDVTSDLIMSQISKQCPRLIELIIAAYGAGPIDQFLISMAKDCSRLSAISLGDCEITCSGLAKFVALCAHRLQVLYVSETSLIEDADLDIAKMSTNLSSLLGRTWVPEYVPLW; encoded by the exons ATGTCGCAAATGTGTGCGACGACAAGCACGGTGAAAGTCGGGTTCGACGATGAACGTTTTAAATCCGCGCTAACAATTTCTAAAACTAGGAATGTCGAACGCAGAAAAAAACATCGTTGCGATAACGATGGAAATGATCCCAGAACGCTGCGTCTTGTGCGAGTCAAGGGATTTCCGCGGCTATTACCCGAAG GCATCCTCGCTCTGGCCGATTATTGTCGATGGCTTCGCGAATTATCCTTGTCGTATGCCCTGCTGAGCGACGAGCTGCTCTTAGCGTTATGCTCGGTAAAACAAATCCACTTGGAAACTCTGCGAGTGGAGGCATACCCGGAAGCAAAGCCTCTTCCACGTGTCAGCGACAAAGCGTGGTTCACGTTTTCAAATCGTTTACCCAATATAAATCTTGCACT attaTCTTACATGATTGATGACGATGATCAAAAATTACTCTTTGCGTCGCACATTCCTGTAACGCATTTGTATCTCGGTGACGTAACATCGGACTTAATAATGTCACAAATAAGCAAGCAATGTCCACGATTGATAGAATTAATTATCGCTGCCTATGGAGCCGGGCCGATCGATCAATTCCTAATTTCTATGGCTAAGGATTGCTCGCGACTCAGTGCCATCAGTTTAGGCGACTGCGAAATCAC CTGTTCCGGGTTAGCGAAATTCGTTGCATTGTGTGCGCATCGTCTGCAGGTATTGTATGTTTCGGAAACATCACTGATAGAAGATGCGGACTTGGATATCGCTAAAATGTCGACAAATCTATCTTCGCTCCTTGGTCGGACATGGGTACCGGAATATGTACCCCTATGGTAA
- the LOC105836247 gene encoding protein arginine methyltransferase NDUFAF7 homolog, mitochondrial, translating into MIGLSRLARTITRLTRARLRCSSSSGLKDKTNLYRQLYAKILTCGPITLAEYMKEILIHPTAGYYTTRDVFGRRGDFTTSPEISQLFGEIIAVWIINEWRKISRDPIQLVEFGPGRGTLINDILRVFRKLNLSNKISIHLVEISPALSAIQAEKLCTESRDIEPRVNEDRDNSVTHYREGVTKDGVKIHWYYSVNDVPRKFSVFVAQEFFDALPIHKFQKTDRGWREILIDIVQDSNEERFRYVLSQIPTAACEVYLSPHEKRDHVEMSPQCSVTIDYVSQFLWEHGGFALVIDYGHEREKTDTFRAFRQHKLHDPLLNPGTADLTADVDFLLIKEIAQKDNRLITFGPVTQRKFLKNLNIDLRLKMILRNATKTQKEQIESGYHMITDEDKMGNCFKVLSLFPSVLKDHLKKWPVAGFEDESKTK; encoded by the exons ATGATTGGGCTGTCCCGATTAGCGCGGACCATCACTCGTTTAACGAGAGCGAGATTACGCTGCAGCTCGTCGAGCGGCTTGAAAGATAAGACGAATCTGTATCGTCAATTGTACGCGAAAATACTGACATGCGGTCCCATAACACTTGCCGAATACATGAAAGAAATCCTGATCCATCCCACTGCAGGTTATTATACAACCAGAGATGTTTTTGGTCGAAGAGGCGATTTCACGACTTCTCCAGAAATCAGTCAACTTTTTGGAGAA ATTATAGCAGTTTGGATAATTAATGAATGGAGAAAAATCAGCAGAGATCCTATTCAACTTGTGGAATTCGGTCCAGGAAGAGGCACCTTAATCAATGATATTCTCCGA GTATTTAGGAAATTGaatctttcaaataaaatatcgattcATCTAGTGGAAATTAGTCCTGCTTTGTCTGCGATTCAAGCAGAGAAATTATGCACAGAAAGCAGAGATATTGAACCAAGAGTGAACGAGGATCGAGACAATTCCGTCACGCATTACAGAGAAGGTGTTACAAAAGATGGAGTAAAGATACATTGGTACTATTCTGTTAATGACGTTCCTAGGAAATTCAGTGTGTTTGTTGCACAGGAATTCTTTGATGCTTTGCCCATACACAAGTTTCAG aaaactgATCGGGGTTGGAGAGAGATCTTAATAGATATAGTGCAGGACTCAAATGAAGAGAGATTTCGATATGTACTTTCGCAAATACCAACGGCTGCTTGTGAAGTATACCTATCT CCGCACGAGAAAAGAGATCATGTGGAGATGAGTCCACAATGTTCTGTGACAATAGACTATGTGTCTCAATTTTTGTGGGAACACGGAGGATTTGCGCTGGTGATCGATTACGGCCACGAGAGGGAGAAAACTGACACATTTCGCGCATTCCGTCAACATAAGCTACACGATCCCTTGTTAAATCCCGGAACCGCGGATTTGACTGCGGACGttgactttttattaataaaagagattGCACAGAAAGACAATAGATTAATCACCTTTGGCCCGGTGacacaaagaaaatttctaaagaaCCTAAACATCGATTTACGATTAAAAATGATCTTACGGAATGCTACTAAAACGCAAAAGGAACAAATTGAATCAGGATATCACATGATAACCGATGAAGATAAAATGGGCAATTGTTTCAAAGTACTATCTCTTTTCCCTTCCGTCTTGAAggatcatttaaaaaaatggccTGTAGCAGGATTCGAGGATGAAAGCAAAACCAAATAA